Genomic DNA from Bryobacter aggregatus MPL3:
CCAAGGCCGCTCGGAAGCGCTCCTTCACTGATGAACCAGGCATAATTCATAGCTCCGGTGGCTACAAGCGTAACCGGGCCATAGGAAGTGCTCTGCGTCCCATCCGGGAATGTATAGGGCTGGATCGTAATCTGCCCAAATGCAGCCGCCACAACAAACAGGCTCGCCAAAACTACCTTTTGAATGATTCTCATTGCGATTCCTTTAGCGAGGCGCCCCAGCCGATGGCGAACCTGGATTTACGCCCACAGAGCCCCTGCCAGGTCCGCTATCGCGTGTCACCGCATAAGCCGTACCCGCAGCCGCTGCGGCTCCCACAGCAATGAGTGCGACCGTAAGACCCGAAATGGCGGCTCCCGCCGCTACTATATTTGACTGTGCAATGGCGATCTGCCCAAAAGACTGTTGGTAGTTCGCACGTACCTGGAGGTTGTAGCGTCCGGATTGTCCGTTCGTCTTCAATCCCCGGGCGGCGGCTCGTCCATTTGCGTCGGTCATGGTGGTAATCATGCGAGTCCCATTGGAACTGACAAGTCCGGGCCCGGAATCGGGCAACAGAAAGACGACGCTAGCCCCAGCGACGGGCTTGTTGTTTTCATCGCGGACTTCCACAATGGTTTCCCGTGCCGTACGGCTCTTAATGTTGTTAATCGCGCCATCGCCATTGATCACGAGAATATTGAGTTTTGGCGTGCCTTCCGGTGCCTTCACTTCTTGTGAAAACGCCGAAGTATGGAGCAAGAAAAGAACCAGGAGTTGGGCCAGGAACCTGCGAAAGAGATGGGAATGCATGGTGTCCTATCAGAATATACTGAAGACAAATCAAACACACTAGGATGAGCTCTATGTTCGGTACCGCGATTCTACTGAGCGCTAGCATTTTGCTGGCGCAAGACACTCCCGCTGAAGGCGGCCCGCGACTCACGGCCCGCGAGATCTTCTATGGCGCCGCACCGGCCGCGCCCGCGGCCACCCCAAAAGCAACTCCAGCCAAGAAGCCGAAGGAGCCGGTCAAAGAAATCGCATCCTCTGCACCCAAGATCAGCAACCCCACGCATGTCCAGCCCGATGTACCGGTTCGCCTTGCTACCGACACTTCGACCAATGGTTCCGGGCTCGCCATGCGTTGGAGCATTGCGCAATTGTCGCCCGATGGCACCAAGAAAGAAGTTCCCACGACGAAGCAGTTCAAGAGTGGAGACCGCATTAATGTCCGCGTCGAAGTAAACGACTTCGGATACCTCTACATCTTTGCCCGTGGCAGTTCCGGCAAGTGGAGTCCGCTCTTCCCCTCCCCGCAGATCTCTGGTGGCGACAACCGTGTCGGTCCGAATCAGGCCTATACCATTCCCGCTGGTTTTGTCTTCAAGTTCGATGACAATCCCGGTGAAGAGCGCGTCTTTGTCGTCTTCAGCCGCAAGCCGGAGACGGACTTCGATGGCCTCATCTACAAAGTCTCACCTGACCGCAATGCCGCCCCCGCGCCGGCCGGCGCCCCACGCCAGCAAGCTCCCGGCATCATCCTGGCTTCCAATATCAGCATCGGAGATCCCTTCGTCGATCGCATGAAGACGCTCTATGCGCGCGATCTTGTGGTTGAAAAAGTGGAAGGCGAGGTCAAGACCTCCAGCCTCGGCCCTCGCTTTGAACACGCCTCCTATGTCGCTAGCAAACGCCAGGATGATCCCCGTGTGGTTGCCGAAATGACTCTGACACACAAATGAGAATTCTCTACGCTCTCTTCCTCGCTGCAGCACTCCTCGCGGCGCAGTCCTCCGCCTCTAAGAAAGCGCGCGACCTCAAAGTGGAGGCCGATCCCTTTCCGGAAGGGGAGTCGCAACTACTCACCCGCAAGGTAGACATCCCGCGCAGCTACGCCATCATCATGGGCGTTGGCGCCTATCAGAATCTCCCCAAAGATCTGCACCTCGCCTACTCGGAACGCGACGCCGACTCTCTCTATTCCATCCTCATCAGTCTCGAAGGTGGCAACTATCGCGCGGAGAACGTGAAGAAGCTCCTCGGCCCCCGCGCAACGCTTGCCAATCTCAAGCAGGAGATTGAGGAGTGGCTGCCACGCGTGGCCAAAGAGAACGACCGCGTCTTCATCTACTTTGCTGGTCACGGTTTCATCCACCAGGGCAAGGGCTATCTTGCCCCCTATGACTTCAATCTCAACGATGTAGCCGGCACCGGCTACCCGATGGAAAGCTTAGCCAAAACAGTCGGCCAGAAGGTCAAAGCAAAGTGGAAGGTCATGATGACCGATAGTTGCCACTCCGGCTTTGTCAACACTGAGACCCGTGCGGACTCGCTCAATTCGATGATCCAGAATCTCGACAAGAGCATGTTCAGCCTCACGGCCTCACGCGACCAGGAGCGCAGCTTTGAATCGGCGGATTTCGGTGGCGGTCATGGCGTCTTCACCTATTACGTGGTCAAAGGCATGGAGGGCGAAGCCGATGACGATCGCGATGGCATTGTCACTGCCTCGGAGATGACGGAGTATGTGCGTAAAAATGTTCGCGAGGCCACCAAGGGCAAGCAGACGCCTCGTTCTGATCGAGGCAGCTTCGATCCCGAAATGCTCATCGCCTATGTCCCTTCTTATGCGACAGCAGCCCCACCACCGGCTCCAAAATTCGGCACTCTCGTGTTTGAGACGAATCGCGAAGAGGTAGAAGTCTTTGTCGATGGGAAAAGTGCCGGAATCGCCACCAAGACAGCGCCCTTGCGTCTTCCCGGTCTCCGCCCTGGCGCACACCAGATCCAAGGTATCAAGATGGGCTACGAACCTGATGGGCCGCGCGAAGAGATGGTCTATCCAGGACAAGAGACGACGGTCAAGATCCAGATCCTGATCCCACGCAAACGTCCGAAGGCAGCGGTCGAGCAGTTCGACAAAGGACTCGAGTTTTACAACAAGGGCTTTGAGCAGAACTACCGTAAGGCGGCGGAACATC
This window encodes:
- a CDS encoding carboxypeptidase-like regulatory domain-containing protein; translated protein: MHSHLFRRFLAQLLVLFLLHTSAFSQEVKAPEGTPKLNILVINGDGAINNIKSRTARETIVEVRDENNKPVAGASVVFLLPDSGPGLVSSNGTRMITTMTDANGRAAARGLKTNGQSGRYNLQVRANYQQSFGQIAIAQSNIVAAGAAISGLTVALIAVGAAAAAGTAYAVTRDSGPGRGSVGVNPGSPSAGAPR
- a CDS encoding DUF4384 domain-containing protein; translation: MFGTAILLSASILLAQDTPAEGGPRLTAREIFYGAAPAAPAATPKATPAKKPKEPVKEIASSAPKISNPTHVQPDVPVRLATDTSTNGSGLAMRWSIAQLSPDGTKKEVPTTKQFKSGDRINVRVEVNDFGYLYIFARGSSGKWSPLFPSPQISGGDNRVGPNQAYTIPAGFVFKFDDNPGEERVFVVFSRKPETDFDGLIYKVSPDRNAAPAPAGAPRQQAPGIILASNISIGDPFVDRMKTLYARDLVVEKVEGEVKTSSLGPRFEHASYVASKRQDDPRVVAEMTLTHK
- a CDS encoding tetratricopeptide repeat protein, producing the protein MRILYALFLAAALLAAQSSASKKARDLKVEADPFPEGESQLLTRKVDIPRSYAIIMGVGAYQNLPKDLHLAYSERDADSLYSILISLEGGNYRAENVKKLLGPRATLANLKQEIEEWLPRVAKENDRVFIYFAGHGFIHQGKGYLAPYDFNLNDVAGTGYPMESLAKTVGQKVKAKWKVMMTDSCHSGFVNTETRADSLNSMIQNLDKSMFSLTASRDQERSFESADFGGGHGVFTYYVVKGMEGEADDDRDGIVTASEMTEYVRKNVREATKGKQTPRSDRGSFDPEMLIAYVPSYATAAPPPAPKFGTLVFETNREEVEVFVDGKSAGIATKTAPLRLPGLRPGAHQIQGIKMGYEPDGPREEMVYPGQETTVKIQILIPRKRPKAAVEQFDKGLEFYNKGFEQNYRKAAEHLAQALTLDPTYSQAALYLGRANNALFDQTKARQYFELAIRIDPDYSEARSSFGGMLLDVGDIDGSIRQFDTVLKRNPKDVQTLYLRAQAFRIKERYDDAIESAKSAIAISPTVAEPHFWLAESLRMNGSYKESRKEYVDYLKYSNFDSGLSGNLNYYVVGFLVGHGKRRRAAQKDIWQDLRSLAYFGLCDCAYRDKKLDDAALFCQKSLQYDSEYPYAHYLTGLVFATQAQASGSLETLSAARKHFERMLILNPDMDEAKNVKAMLRSFNQALAATR